From the genome of Candidatus Defluviilinea proxima:
ATGTCTTCGTTGGTGTGTTCGTAGGCGTGCGTGTCGGAGTAAACGTCAACGTGGGTGTGGACGATGGAGTTTGAGTCGGGGTATTGGTTGGTGTGAAGGTTAACGTCGGAGTTAGTGACGGAGTCTGAGTCGGAGTAAATGTTTTCGTTGGCGTGTTGGTCGGTGTGTTCGTTGGAGTAAACGTCAACGTAGGCGTGGGTGTATTGGTGGCCGTGAAGGTCGCCGTTGGTGTATTCGATGGTGTCTTGGTCGGCGTGGAAGTTTTCGACGGCGTGTTAGTAGGCGTACGTGTCGGGGTGAACGTCAACGTAGGTGTGGACGATGGAGTTTGAGTCGGGGTATTGGTTGGCGTAAAGGTCAACGTCGGGGTCAGTGACGGCGTCTGAGTCGGAGTGAAGGTTTTCGTTGGCGTATTGGTCGGTGTGCGCGTTGGTGTGAACGTCAACGTGGGCGTGGACGATGGAGTTTGAGTCGGGGTATTGGTTGGCGTAAAGGTCAACGTCGGTGTCAGTGACGGCGTTTGAGTCGGAGTGAAGGTCTTCGTCGGTGTGTTGGTCGGTGTGTTCGTTGGTGTGAACGTCAATGTGGGTGTGGATGTATTGGTAGCTGTAAATGTCGCCGTTGGGGTATTCGACGGAGTCTTGGTCGGCGTGAATGTCTTCGTTGGCGTGTTCGTAGGAGTTTGTGTCGGAGTGAACGTCAACGTGGGCGTGGACGAAGGAGTTTGAGTCGGGGTATTGGTTGGCGTAAAGGTCAACGTCGGTGTCAGTGATGGCGTCTGCGTCGGAGTAAAGGTCTTCGTTGGCGTGTTGGTCGGTGTGCTCGTTGGAGTGAACGTCAACGTAGGTGTAGATGTATTGGTAGCAGTGAATGTTGCCGTCGGAGTGTTCGACGGGGTTTTGGTTGGCGTGAAGGTCTTCGTTGGCGTGTTGGTGGGCGTGTTCGTTGGGGTGAACGTCAACGTGGGTGTGGATGTGTTGGTAGCAGTGAATGTTGCCGTCGGGGTATTCGATGGCGTCTTGGTCGGAGTGAAGGTTTTCGTTGGCGTATTGGTCGGTGTGCGCGTTGGTGTGAACGTCAACGTGGGCGTAGATGTATTGGTGGCCGTGAAGGTCGCCGTTGGTGTATTCGATGGTGTCTTGGTCGGCGTGAAGGTCTTCGTTGGCGTGTTAGTAGGGGTTTGTGTCGGTGTAAACGTCAACGTGGGCGTGGACGAAGGAGTTTGAGTCGGGGTATTGGTTGGCGTAAAGGACAAAGCAGCTATAACCAGTTGTGCCTGAGCTGTCCGTGCAAATGCCGTAGATGTCGCTTTCACATTCTTTGTCGGGGTGAATGTCAGTGTCGGAGTCAGCGAAGGAGTTTGGGTTGGCGTGTTAGTAGGCGTACGTGTCGGGGTGAACGTCAACGTGGGCGTAGACGAGGGTGTTTGAGTTGGAGTGTTAGTTGGCGTAAACGATAAAGCAGCCATAACCATTTGCGCCTGGGCTGTTCGCGCAAATGCCGTGGATGTCGCTTTCACATTCTTTGTCGGGGTGAATGTCAGCGTCGGAGTCAACGAAGGGGTTTGGGTTGGGGTGTTGGTCGGCGTGTTCGTTGGAGTAAAAGTTAACGTAGGCGTAGATGTATTGGTAGCAGTGAAGGTTGCCGTTGGTGTATTTGACGGTGTCTTGGTTGGCGTGAAGGTCTTCGTTGGCGTATTGGTCGGTGTGCGAGTCGGAGTGAACGTCAATGTAGGCGTGGACGATGGAGTTTGAGTCGGGGTATTGGTTGGCGTAAAAGTCAACGTCGGAGTGTTTGACGGAGTCTTGGTTGGGGTGAAGGTCTTCGTTGGCGTGTTGGTCGGTGTGCGAGTCGGAGTGAACGTCAACGTGGGCGTGGACGTATTGGTAGGCGTGAAGGTCGCCGTTGGTGTATTCGATGGTGTCTTGGTCGGAGTGAAGGTTTTCGTTGGCGTATTGGTTGGTGTGCGCGTTGGAGTGAACGTCAACGTGGGTGTAGACGATGGAGTTTGAGTCGGGGTATTCGTGGGAGTGAAGGTCAACGTCGGGGTATTTGACGGTGTCTTGGTTGGTGTGAAGGTCTTCGTTGGCGTGTTGGTTGGTGTGCGCGTCGGAGTAAACGTCAACGTAGGTGTAGACGAGGGTGTTTGAGTTGGAGTGTTAGTTGGCGTAAAGGTCAACGTCGGAGTCAGTGACGGCGTCTGAGTTGGAGTAAAGGTCTTCGTTGGTGTGTTAGTAGGTGTGCGAGTCGGTGTGAACGTCAACGTAGGCGTGGAGGATGGAGTTTGAGTCGGGGTATTCGTTGGAGTGAAGGTCAACGTCGGGGTATTCGACGGAGTCTTAGTTGGGGTGAAGGTTTTCGTTGGCGTGTTGGTCGGTGTGTTCGTTGGAGTAAATGTCAACGTAGGCGTGGATGTATTGGTAGCCGTAAAGGTCGCCGTCGGGGTATTTGACGGAGTCTTAGTTGGGGTGAATGTCTTCGTTGGCGTATTGGTTGGTGTGTTCGTTGGGGTGAACGTCAACGTAGGTGTGGACGATGGAGTTTGAGTTGGAGTGTTGGTAGCCGTGAAGGTCGCCGTCGGGGTATTTGACGGAGTCTTAGTTGGGGTGAATGTCTTCGTTGGCGTATTGGTTGGTGTGTTCGTTGGGGTGAACGTCAACGTAGGTGTGGACGATGGAGTTTGAGTTGGAGTGTTGGTAGCCGTGAAGGTCGCCGTCGGGGTATTTGACGGAGTCTTAGTTGGGGTGAATGTCTTCGTTGGCGTGTTCGTAGGAGTTTGTGTTGGTGTGAACGTCAACGTGGGTGTGGACGATGGAGTTTGAGTCGGAGTGTTGGAAGGCGTGAAAGTTGCCGTCGGTGTGTTCGATGGCGTCTTGGTCGGAGTGAAGGTTTTCGTCGGCGTATTAGTAGGCGTGTTTGTTGGAATAAAGGTTGCGGTGTTCGTTGGAGTCCGAGTCGGGGTGTTGGACGGAGTCTGTGTCGCTGTAGCAGTTTTGGTCGGAGTCTGACTCGGTGTCAAAGTGGAAGTAGGAGTCCGCGTGGGAGTCGAAGTCGCAGTGAAGGTAGGCGTGAAGGTGAACGTCGGAGTGAATGTTGCCGTATTGGTTGGGGTAAGAGTCGGTGTCGCGCTCGGTGTGTACAGCGGATCGAGACAGACAGGGATCGAGTCAACACGCGCGGCAGGTTCGCGGGTATCACCGTATTGATCATAGATCTTGACGAATTGAATATCGGGGAATTGTTTGAGGTTGAGGATCAACGGGCGTGTGATGTTGTAGAGCGTGCCATTGGATTGACAGTTGCCCGTGAGGTAGACGTGCGCAACACCATCAGCATATTCGAGTTTGCTGTAACCAGTGAAGCCATTGAGGATGAGGGCGATGCCTTCATTGCGCTCGACACTGCTGGGACCTTTGAAAAATTCGTTGAGGACGCCGCCGACCAGGTTTTGGGCTGATGGGACGAAGCGCGTCACTGGGACCTCATAAGGCAGTTTGCCATTAATGAGCTTGTTATTGTCTGTGAAATAGATATTGACCTTCACATACAGAGGCGTACGCGTGGGCGTGGGAGTCCGTGTGGGAGTTGGTGTGAGGGTACGTGTGAAGGTGGGCGTAATGGTCGGTGTTTGTGATGGCGTGCGCGTGATCGTAGGTGTAAAGGTTTTGGTTGGTGTCTGCGACGAAGTCACCGTAAGGGAAGGTGTATTTGTAGCAGTCTTCGTGAAGGTAGCAGTAAAGGTCGCTGTCGGGGTGAGCGTGGAAGTGGCAGACGGTGTGAAGGTTGGAGTAGACGTCTTCGTTGGTGTATGCGTTGGCGTGCGTGACGAAGTCCCCGTAGGGGAAGGGGTCACTGTCTTTGTGGGAGTTGAAGTCGGTGTGCGGGACGAAGTGGCTGTTGGAGACGGAGTTTGCGTTGAGGTCGCCGTATTCGTTGGTGTGTATGAAGGTGTAATAGTTGATGTAGCAGTAAAGGTTGGCGTAGACGATGGCGTCCCCGTTGGGGATGGTATTTGAGTCAACGTTGATGTGGAGGTAGCTGTCTTCGTCGGTGTTGAGGAAGGTGTTTGTGTTGAAGTCGCTGTATTCGTTGGTGTGCGCGAAGGCGTGACTGTCGACGTAGCAGTGAAGGTTGGCGTTGAAGATGGTGTTTGAGTCGGCGTTGATGTGGATGTAGCGGTCTTCGTCGGAGTCAACGACGGGGTTTGTGTAGATGTGGCAGTGTTCGTAGGTGTGCGCGAAGGTGTGACAGTAAAGGTCGGTGTGAAAGTCGATGTAGCAGTGAATGTAGATGTGGCCGATGGTGTCTGAGTCGGTGTTGGCGTGGATGTAGCTGTCTTCGTCGGAGTCAACGACGGAGTTTGTGTCGATGTGGCAGTGTTCGTAGGTGTGCGGGAAGGTGTGACAGTAAAGGTCGGTGTAAAAGTCGACGTAGCCGTGAAGGTTGATGTAGACGACGGGGTCTGCGTTGGTGTTGGCGTGGATGTAGCTGTCTTCGTAGGAGTCAACGATGGGGTTTGTGTAGATGTAGCAGTATTCGTAGGTGTGCGCGAAGGCGTGACAGTAAAGGTCGGTGTGAAAGTCGATGTAGCAGTGAATGTAGATGTGGCCGATGGTGTCTGAGTCGCGGTCGCTGTGTTTGTAAATGTAGCAGTGGGCGTGCGTGTGGGCGTAGACGTAAACGTTGAGGTCGCTGTAAAGGTTGAAGTGGATGTAAATGTGGCTGTGGAGGTAAACGTCAGCGTTGGCGTGAACGTCTTTGTCGGTGTTGACGTGTTGGTTGGCGTCAACGTAATCGTTGGAGTAAAGGTCGCTGTCTTAGTGGGTTGACGCGTGGCAGTTGCGCGAGGTGTATTGGAAGGACGTACTGTTGAAGTAGGTGCTGGCGTCTTTGTTGGGCGGACCGTGGAAGTAGGAAGCGGTGTATTGGTGATCGTGGGCGTGTTGGAAGGAGTCCGCGTTACGGTTGGGGTGAATGTGGCGGAAGGCGTAAAGGAAGCAGTCGCTGTTGAGGTTTGCGTGCTGGTAGATGTTGCAGACGGTGTAGGTGTTTGTGAAGGAGTGAAGGTAACTGTCGGCGTGGATGTTGATGTATTGGTGGGACGTGGCGTGGATGTAGGAAGCGGTGTCTTTGTTGCAGTCGGTGTGTTAGATGGAGTCCGTGTAGGGACTGGAGTAAATGTAGCAGACGGTGTGAATGAAGCCGTTGCAGTGGATGTGTTTGTAGCTGTAAAGGAGGGCGTGATTGACGGCGTTTGTGTTGGGGTGGACGTTGACGATGGTGTAAACGTCAACGTGGGAGTGAACGTATTGGTCGGTGTAAAGGTTGAGGTGCTTGTTGGGCGTGGCGTGGATGTGGGGCGTGGAGTCGAAGTTGGACGAACCGTTGAAGTAGGCAACGGTGTCTTTGTTGCCGTCGGCGTGTTGGATGGAGTCTGTGTGGGAACGGGGGTAAATGTAGCAGACGGAGTGAACGAAGCCGTTGCCGTGGATGTGTTTGTAGCTGTAAAGGATGGCGTGATTGACGGTGTTTGTGTTGGAGTGGATGTTGATGATGGCGTAAACGTCAACGTGGGAGTGAACGTGTTTGTCGGTGTAAAGGTTGAGGTGCTTGTTGGGCGTGGCGTGGAGGTGGGACGTGGAGTCGAAGTTGGACGAACCGTTGAAGTAGGCAACGGTGTCTTTGTTGCCGTCGGCGTGTTGGATGGAGTCCGTGTGAGAGTTGAGGTCGATGTTGAAGACGGTGTTGAGGAGGCAGTCGGTGTGCCTGTAAACGTTGGAGTAAAAGATAGTGCCGCAATCGCTTGTTGTGCTCGGGCCGTCCGTGCAATGGAGGTGGTTGTATTTCTTACGTTGGGTGTCTGCGAGGCGGTCTGCGTAGGAGGCGCGGTTTCAGTTATGGTTGTAGTCAATGGGATGGGTGAAGCGGCCTCAGTGACGGTCGATGCTGGTGTCGCTGAATCAGTTTCGGTTAAAGAAGGAAGCGATGTGGATGTCTCAAGAGGAGATGTCCTTGATTCGAGAGTCCGTGTTGGGAGTGGTACATCCGTATTTGTAGGTTGTGGCAATAGAGCAGCAGTTGGGATCGGGGTCGCTTCCACCTGGACCGTTGGGCTGGGCGCCGGTGAAAAGAGTCTGTTCGCCACTGACGGCCCAAACAAAGCCGATGTCGCCGTGATTACAAATAACACGAACGATACGATCAGCCATTGCCATCCCGTCACCATGCGGGCGCGGCGTGTGCGATAAAAAACAACCGTGCGAGCCGACTGGATCGAACGGATGCCTGCGCGCGCGGCCAATAATGCCAGCAATGCAAACAGAACAATAACGAGAGTGATACCCGCACTTATGCTCATAAACGTCAGGATTATACTGCCTAAATCAACTGGCTCTCGAAGGTTTTTGTATATGGTCTTCGAGGATTTTTTATACCCCACCAGTACAAAAGATTACGTATGTCATGAGAGATTTATGGTTACAATAGAACCATGAAAGAACTTGTTTTCCTCAAGCTTGGCGGATCACTCATCACAGATAAGACTCAACCGTATACCCCACGGCTTGATATTATGAAAGACCTCGCCGTCCAGATCGAGACCGCGCTTCGTGCACGTCCGGGGATGCGTCTTGTGATCGGACATGGCGCTGGTTCTTTCGGCCATGTGCCCGCCAGTGAGTATCGCACACGTGATGGTCTTCCTCCTCGCGCAACTCCACTCACCCACCGTGAGCGTGATGACTCAGAGGGAAATTATTGGCGAGGCTTTGCAGAGGTTTGGTATCAGGCTTCAGCATTGAATCGATTCATGATGAAGGCTTTGCACGATGTGCATGTACGCACCATGTCTCTTTCGATGGCATCCAGTGTGATCGCAAGCAACGGAGATGTATCCGTTTGGGAAACGACTCCGCTTCGTATGGCTTTATCGGCAGGCATTGTGCCTGTTATTCATGGGGATGTCGTTTTCGATGAGGTCCGTGGCGGTACGATCCTTTCGACCGAAGACCTGTTCGGGCATTTGGCACGCGCTCTCAACCCAGATCGCATCCTACTTGCGGGTCTTGAACCCGCAGTATAGGCAGATTTCCCCTTACGAAAAACAAAGTTAACCAAGATCACACCGCAGACATTTCATGCCGTCAACATGGGCGTGGGCAAAGCAGAAGGAACAGATGTCACCGGTGGCATGGACTCCAAGGTCCGCCAGATGCTGGGCTTGGTACAGACTGTCCCGGGTTTGACAGTACAGATCTTCTCAGGGAATGAACTTGGTAATCTCGTAAAGGCATTGACCGGTGATGTCTTGGGAACGCTAATCACTGCCGCATAAAGTGCTACGGTCATTTTTTCAGTGGGGCGAAAGTGACAAAGATAGGACGGAAATCAATTGTCTTTTTGGCTGAAGTTTTTGATAATGGTCTAGTGCATGTATTTTGCGCGCCTGCTCTCATGTAATTTCATGTCAACCATAAGGAGAAGATATGGCACTCAGAAAAGCAACTGTCAAAAAGTCTGCAAAGGTAGGAAAGATGGCCATCAAAAAGCCCGCTCCCAAAAAGATCAAATTCGCATACACCCCAACAAAGATCAAATTACTCAAGCCTGTACCGTCTGATATTGATATTGCACAAGCAGGGAAACTCAAACCGATCCTTCAAGTCGCAAACGAACTCGGGATCAAAGAGAGCGAACTTGAATTATTCGGGCCGCACAAAGCCAAGGTCAAGCTTGAAATTCTCGACCGCCTCGCCAAGCGCCCGAACGGCAAATACATTGATGTCACCGCCATCACCCCCACCCCACTCGGCGAAGGCAAGACCACAACGACCGTGGGGTTGAGTCAGGCACTTGGTGCACATCTCGGCAAAAAAGTCATTACGGTCATTCGCCAACCATCGCAGGGACCGACCTTCGGCATCAAGGGCGGAGCAGCTGGCGGCGGATATTCGCAGATCATCCCCATGGAAGATTTCAACCTGCATCTGACCGGTGACATCCATGCCATCACAGCCGCACACAACCTTTGTTCCGCCGCGCTCGATGCACGCATGATGCACGAAGCAAAAACGCCTGAAGACGAAAAACTTTTTAATGCGCTTTGTCCGCCTGATAAAAAAGGTAACCGCAAGTTCTCTCCCAGCATGTTGCGCCGTTTGAAGAAGCTTGGCATCGACAAGAAAAATCCAAACGACCTGACGCCCGAGGAACGCACACGCTTTGCCCGCCTCGATATTGACCCGAACGGCATTCAATGGCGCCGCGTGATCGACGTCAACGACCGCTTCCTACGTGAAATTCAAGTGGGGCTTGGCAAGGAAGAAGTTGGCTTCGAACATCGCTCAGGTTACGACATCACAGTGGCATCTGAGATCATGGCGATCCTTGCATTGACCACAGGACTTAAAGATATGCGTGACCGCCTTGGCCGTATGGTAGTCGCCGTCAACAAACACGGTGAAGCTGTCACAGCGGAGGATCTCGGTGTCGCTGGCGCATTAACCGTCCTGATGAAAGACGCGATCAAACCCAATCTCATGCAAACACTCGAAGGGACTCCTGCCTTCGTCCATGCAGGCCCATTCGCTAACATCGCACACGGACAGTCCTCCATCATCGCAGATAAGATCGCGCTCAAACTTGGCGATTACGTCATCACTGAATCAGGTTTCGGCGCCGATATCGGCATGGAAAAATTCATGGACATCAAGTGCCGCTACTCCGGCCTGATCCCGAACGTTGTCGTGCTGGTTGCCACTGTCCGCGCACTCAAGATGCACGGCGGCGGCCCCAAAGTCGTTGCAGGCAAACCATTGGCACCTGAATACACCGACGAGAATCTCGATCTGCTCAGCAAAGGCCTGCCTAACATGGTGCAACATATCGAGAACGCGCTCAAGTATGGCGTCAACGTTGTCGTTGCAGTTAACTCGTTTGCCAACGATACACCTGCCGAAGTCGAACTCGTCCGCAAGGCTGCTCTTGAAGCAGGTGCGATGGATGCAGTTGTGTCACGTCATTGGATGGAAGGCGGCAAGGGCGCTGTGGCTCTCGCTGAGGCTGTTATCAAAGCCTGCGAAAAACCCAGCAAATTCAAATTCCTGTATCCGCTCAACGTCTCCATCAAAGAAAAGATCGAGACCATCTGCCGCGAGATCTATCGTGCCGACGGCGTAGATTACACCCCTGAAGCAGAAGCAAAGATCGAGCAATTCACTAAACTTGGTTTTGGCAATCTACCATTGTGTATGGCGAAGACTCACCTGTCGTTCACCGACAAGGCGGATCAGAAAGGTGCACCGCGTGGCTTCCGCATCACGATCAGTGATATCCGCGCCAGCGTGGGTGCAGGTTTCCTCTATCCATTACTTGGAACCATGCGTACTATGCCAGGTTTACCAACACGCCCTGTCTTCTATGATGTAGATCTCGATCTCAAAACGGGTAAGGTGCTCGGCTTGTTCTAGATCAACGAAAACCCCAAAGGCAGTGATTATCAGACATGCCTTTGGGGTCTCTTATATTGTTTTGCAGAAACCAAAACGGGACTTATAATTTTAATTATGGATACACAATCGCTGACGATCATAGAGGCCCTCAATAGCCTGCGCGAAGGGGACATCACGCCTCAAGATTTAACTGAAGCCTGCTTCAACCAAATCAACCGTCTCAACCCGACGATTAACGCCTACATCACTGTTATCGATCCACAAGAAGCGATTGATGCACAACATCCGCCCGTCAATACATCCCCTTTATACCGGGCATTACGTGGAGTTCCCATCGCAGTCAAAGACCTGTTCGAAACAGAAGGGATCCGTACCACTATCGGCTCGAAATTCTTTGCAGATAATATTCCTGACCGGGATGCATTTGTTGTGGAAAAGCTTCGTCAAGCTGGCGCGATCATCAATGGCAAAACCAACACCCATGAGATCGCACTCGGTATCACAGGGAATAATCCACACTATGGAACAGCACGCAATCCGTGGAACACGGAACGCATCCCCGGCGGTTCATCAAGTGGGTCGGCTATTGCTGTAGCAACCGGCATGGCCTTGGGCGCACTCGGCACAGACACCGGCGGTTCGATCCGTATCCCGGCTTCGTTATGCGGAATCGTCGGCTTCAAACCCACCCGTGGACGTGTCAGCACGCGCGGTGTATTCCCCCTCTCATGGAATCTCGATCACGTCGGCCCACTCACCAAATGCGTGAAGGATGCCGCGTTGATGTTGCAAGTTATTTCTATCTACGACCCAATTGACCCATCTTCCATCAAGATGTTGACCGGCGATTACATCGGTCATCTTGTGGACGACATGGAAGGGCGCAAGATTTCAATCGGTTCAGGCGATTTCATTGAAACATCGGATCCTGAAGTATTGAACGCTGTCCATAATGCCGCAGAAGTTTTCAAGTCGATGGGCTGTAAAGTGGACAAGGTCAACGTAGATTGGATGCAAGATGCCGCGCTCGCCAACAAGAACATGACTCAAGCTGACG
Proteins encoded in this window:
- a CDS encoding formate--tetrahydrofolate ligase: MAIKKPAPKKIKFAYTPTKIKLLKPVPSDIDIAQAGKLKPILQVANELGIKESELELFGPHKAKVKLEILDRLAKRPNGKYIDVTAITPTPLGEGKTTTTVGLSQALGAHLGKKVITVIRQPSQGPTFGIKGGAAGGGYSQIIPMEDFNLHLTGDIHAITAAHNLCSAALDARMMHEAKTPEDEKLFNALCPPDKKGNRKFSPSMLRRLKKLGIDKKNPNDLTPEERTRFARLDIDPNGIQWRRVIDVNDRFLREIQVGLGKEEVGFEHRSGYDITVASEIMAILALTTGLKDMRDRLGRMVVAVNKHGEAVTAEDLGVAGALTVLMKDAIKPNLMQTLEGTPAFVHAGPFANIAHGQSSIIADKIALKLGDYVITESGFGADIGMEKFMDIKCRYSGLIPNVVVLVATVRALKMHGGGPKVVAGKPLAPEYTDENLDLLSKGLPNMVQHIENALKYGVNVVVAVNSFANDTPAEVELVRKAALEAGAMDAVVSRHWMEGGKGAVALAEAVIKACEKPSKFKFLYPLNVSIKEKIETICREIYRADGVDYTPEAEAKIEQFTKLGFGNLPLCMAKTHLSFTDKADQKGAPRGFRITISDIRASVGAGFLYPLLGTMRTMPGLPTRPVFYDVDLDLKTGKVLGLF
- a CDS encoding amidase; the encoded protein is MDTQSLTIIEALNSLREGDITPQDLTEACFNQINRLNPTINAYITVIDPQEAIDAQHPPVNTSPLYRALRGVPIAVKDLFETEGIRTTIGSKFFADNIPDRDAFVVEKLRQAGAIINGKTNTHEIALGITGNNPHYGTARNPWNTERIPGGSSSGSAIAVATGMALGALGTDTGGSIRIPASLCGIVGFKPTRGRVSTRGVFPLSWNLDHVGPLTKCVKDAALMLQVISIYDPIDPSSIKMLTGDYIGHLVDDMEGRKISIGSGDFIETSDPEVLNAVHNAAEVFKSMGCKVDKVNVDWMQDAALANKNMTQADAAAVHRERLKEHPEFFGDDVRRRLEDGAKLTSTDYILARRTQSEVQKRCELFFESADFLIIPTTPIAAPAIEGHDAVEQAGLLTRFTAPFNLTGLPALSIPCGFTKEGLPIGLQIIAKAWWDAKVLNAGYAFEQATEWHKKHSVI